A genomic segment from Paraburkholderia hayleyella encodes:
- a CDS encoding YkgJ family cysteine cluster protein — MFLAADKASFACRPACGACCIAPSISSPIPGMLQGKAAGERCVQLGEDLRCAIFGQPERPACCSGLQAQQPMCGNSRDEALAWLTQLERQTQPAALVSRLVPPLVPPLCHVNLA; from the coding sequence CTGTTTCTTGCTGCGGACAAGGCCAGTTTTGCCTGCCGCCCGGCATGCGGCGCATGCTGCATTGCACCTTCCATTTCCAGCCCAATTCCAGGCATGCTGCAAGGCAAGGCCGCAGGTGAGCGCTGTGTGCAACTTGGTGAGGATTTGCGCTGCGCGATTTTCGGCCAGCCTGAGCGGCCTGCTTGCTGCTCCGGTCTGCAAGCGCAACAGCCGATGTGCGGCAATTCACGCGACGAAGCGCTGGCATGGCTGACTCAACTTGAGCGGCAAACCCAACCGGCGGCCTTGGTGTCGCGCTTGGTGCCACCCTTGGTGCCACCCTTGTGCCACGTTAACCTGGCCTGA